A segment of the Gossypium hirsutum isolate 1008001.06 chromosome D10, Gossypium_hirsutum_v2.1, whole genome shotgun sequence genome:
GTTAGATTAAAACATTCAAAATCCCTGAATCCTAACCCATTTAAGATTTAGGTCTAGTTAGAATATGCCAAGCCTTCCAATGAATCTTTCTTTCAGTTCCAAGTTGTCCCCACCAGAATCCTACCATGGCTGCACTCATTTATTGATAGAGAAACTTGGGAAATTTAACACAAGTCATTACATTGGCAGGTATAGCAGTTACCACTACCTAAAGCATCATTCTCTGCCTCTTGGCGGATAAGGTTTGTTGTTTCCAACTCTTCATTTGACATCTCATTTTGCCTTTGGTATAACCAAGGGCTGCTATTCGTGATCTACCCCAAACAGTAGAAATACCAAGATAAATGCTTAGATTGTCTGAAATTGCAACACTAATAGGATAAGTTGTTTTAGCTTACTAAGAGTGTTTGAGCTAAACACCATAGTGGATTTCTCATAGTTCACTAGCTATCTCGACGCATGAAAATAATCTTGGATCAAGTCAATAAACACCTTGCAATTTGAATAGTTAACTTCCAAAAAGAAGAGGGAGTCATTTGCAAAAAGCAGTTGAGAAATAACATGACTATCTATTAAATTGCATTCCATTTAACCTTTTAGATGTTAGAAAAATTGATTAAGAAAACTTGTTTTACAGTTACAacgaaagttttatttttttcaatgtcaacccttttgtgatatttatagtattaAACATTAAACCTAAATAATTATTGTGTTTTGTGCAAGGTGAGATAGATTTAATTTAGCCTAGCTTTCAACCGAACAACCTTTTTTGCTATCCTCATACCATGAATCGCCTCGAGTGTAGGCTTGAGCAACACGaaccaaaacataaaataaaatgatttacttACTTTTAGTAGAAAAATAAGTTCTATCTATAAAATTTGGTAAAGATCATAATTcccagaaaataaaatttattctaagtAAATAAATTACCAGTACTTTatggtagaataacaatatctcaatgTTGCATGAATTATCTCTTTAGGTCAATCGATGCTCTATAAATATAGGGAGAAGTACAAGAATCTTAGTTAAACAAGTCATtgacaaataattttatttaaattctaaacaCAATCCCACTCTAAGTGATATAGGGGGGcgacaaacccctttatttttaataGGGTTGCCGCCCCTTTTGTTCACACAAGATACAAGTTGGGCCTCTCATGTATTGGGTGCAATTACATGTGCTTTTTGAGATTTTGAtgcaacactttataatttaaaccaatccaatatttattttctatttcccaaaataaatattatttaattaattaaattaatctctcaattaaataattttctcaatacaattctaatttcattaaagtcataacaactttaccataatagaatttatgagaaaatatattcaattctTTTATTCAACAAgttcataatgactaattaatttaattctattttcaaatttcaattataTAAATGATAATTCGTAAACCTTAAATTCATTCTTTAGTCATTTATGTACTTAGAGAGAATACATATTCACTGCGAATACGAtatatttcttttactttatcgtttccattcatttttatttattttgttgtatatgaaattcatttctggtttcaataaGCTAACAGAGGTACTGATTAGGCATATATAATTTGggatcaaataatttataattaagtttcgactttttgcttattaattataaacttattttgtaatgaagtcattccactaaagtatcgTACTGAGCTATCTTTTTTGTATACAATTATGAAAGTTACTTAATAAGTGTTCGTCCAATGACTTTGTCTTAAGCGTGTTACCCTCACAGGATATTCTTAGCCTTTttgggataaattcgttctcccaatatgaccCTATTTTATCTCACAATAACCATTACATTTTTCatcatgaaaaataaattactattaaatagtaaccaaatcatttatcacaaagacaaatgactcatggtcacgtttactttttatctatcatgtaatgccaatgaggtGATATCTTTTACTCTTtacttgggctatgaattccactattgtgaaatGATGCTATATATTGCAGAAATCGTATATCCAACGtactagctttcggttccttgaactcaagctttcatttacttcaaaatatacgagtcACACATGCATACTCTATCATCaacttaggattaaggtatgtcacactttgaacatcacaagtgaataaaacCACAAACGGATCTAGTATCTATTTTACTTGGTTCCTATACGATCTACTATCAGTACaatcagtcacatttatgtctctatcttttgggagtcaccCACTCTGATGCTAAAGACAAagtatctccctaattggacttgatagatgacatattagtctttcaatcagtttgatcCTTTCCGATTATACTAAAGACATGTTTGGATTATCTATTGATATAAGTTGTATTTTCTTATTACGATCCGACCAAGTAATACCACTTAATACtagttaaacgttagataatCTATGAgccaatatttattttcatttttcattgcAAGCAAAAACCATTAAGGAAAATACACAaagaatattaatgtaatcaatgaatactttattaaactaatttgttcaaaaaatacaagtatacatagatgaaaatactacactaagGGCATTAATTCCAACAGTCTCCCCTTTACCTTAGCGAGGTAGATGAGTCATGTTTCTTATTCCCATGCCCTTTACATGTTTCTCAAAACTCCTAGCCACCTAAGTCTTGCTAAACAGATCCACAAGGTTGTCCTCTAATGTGACTTTGACTACATCCTTTATTTTGTCCATTGCTGcctctcttttaatttaatactttctATCAATGTGTTTTGTGCTCTTGTTGTTTCTAGTTTCCTTGGTGTTAGCTATTGATGCATTATTATCAGAATATAGTGTGATAGCTTTTTTCATACTAAGAACGACTTCAAAATTCGTAAAGATTTTCCgaagccatattgcttcttttATTACTTTAGAAGCAACCATATATCGACCTCTATAGTATAGTAAATAGTACAACCATGCTTCACACTTCTCCACACTGTAGACCCACCACGTAGGACAAATATATAGCCCAATGTTGATTTCATCAAATCTCAACACGTTTGGAAGTCAGAAATAGTATAACCGATAGGAGTGAGATCTCCTCTAGAATATAAAAGCATATAATCCATCATTCTTCATAACTACTTGATTATATGCTTAACAACTTAGGTATATGGTTGCCTTTGTGTCGTTGAactgattttaaaaatgtaatcTTAGTAGTAGGCAAATGTTTAGAAATTGAGGCACTGCCtcttttagaaattttttcttttccgTAGGGTCTTGCGAGAACCATTCACCTTGATTTGCTTCTCTACATGGATTGCTAGCTTGCAAACATCATCAAAATTCCAATAAGGTTGTGATTGGACAACATCACCGACCTCTTGACAAAAATCACCAAGATACCAAGTGATCATTTGCTCTTCAATCTCCACATTTCATCATGAGATGCACAAATTCAATAGTGTATTACTTTACCAACAATTCATGATGTTTGGAACTAAGAAATTGCTAGAAAGAATCTTGCCTATAATTTGTAAGAAACTTTCTTTTAAGCTTTCTTTTCGTTTTTCAATTTTCTCATgaggttttattaaaatttcctCCAAATGCATGCATACTTTTTCAACTTGATGGTTACCAAGTTGACTCGACATAGTCATTCTATATATTTTAGAACAAAATGGTTCCTGCTATTCAAAATTAACCAATACCTTATCACCATTAGACATGTTCATGGGCCAGGCTACCTGCCCAAACCTGAAGGCCCGTCCGAAATTTAggtgggtttgggcaaaaaaattaagcctgaaaaatgggcttggataaaaaaattaggCCCGTTTTGAAATATAGACTGGGCTTGAGTTTGAACATTTAAGGCCCAATCTCGGCCCGACCCGAgccattttaagtttataatactttatattattttatttttatatattagaacacattaaaaaaataaacctatactaaatatataatactactctaatgtaaacattaaaacaatgttaagatgattataaaaaaattcaataaataaaaaattgtataaaattattaaatattaaaataaaataaaataaatatttatttttaaaaaattaaataataatatgggTGAGCTTAAAATGGGCTTGAGTTAACCTTTTACAAATATGGGCGAGTTTAGAGAAAATTTTAAGCCAAAATTTCGGGTCAGGCCAAACTTAAGTAaacataaagtatgttaatatcatatttaagCTCAAACCCGGGCCGACCCGGCCATGAGCACATCTAATAACCACAGATTCCCGTTAATTATTCAAAGCACTTCAAATAACAACCGTGCTAGCAAAGGTGTGGGGACTTTAGCATGCAATAAGCCTCAAGTCTGCTAAAGTAAATATCTAAAAAAGATCAAAGAGATCCATGTTTGTTTAAACCTAGCCTGACCCGAGCATGAGTACCTTTAATCACCACAGATTCCCGTTAATTATTCAAATCACTTCAAATAACAACCATGCTAGCAAAGGTGTGGGGACTTTAACATGCAATAAGCCTCAAGTCTGCTAAAGTAAATATCTAGAAAAGATCAAAGAGATCCATGTTTGTTGTTAGGGCATTATTTTAGGAGCTATGAGCCCATTAAGATATTTTCTGTCGAAAGAAGAGCCCAGAACCGGGCATCTTCCCATATTACGTATCCAAGGTTTCAGCCTCACAAATTTTGAGATGTATGAAGGGCAACTTTGCAAAAGTTTTCACTCTCCTCGCGAATTCCCATCAATTTTTTGTCTCTGTGGAAAGTGAAAAGGAGAATGTCTTCTTTAGGCACTTCAAAGGGTGTTCTTGAAATCGCCAAATTCGGTCTCTATGTTACGATCCCTATCGTTCTTATGTACACTTTCGCCAACAACACCAAGAATCTCCAGAAATTTATGGGAAATGTATACTCTCTTTTATCTCTTCTTCTCTTTGTGTtgtatcttttttcttttcaaatttttagttGGTCGGATTTGTCTGACTCGTTGAACTCTGTGACAGATTGAGAGTTTTTTTTATATCTGGATTAGGCTTGAAATTGGAACAAAGTTTAATACTCATTCGAACTTTTTTGAAATTTGGGCCTCTTTATAACTGAACATTCTGGATTGTGGCAATAGGTATTTGTAAGAAAGCAGTGTTTTGGTAACTTGGTTTGTTGGTTCATAAAGTAAATGGAAGAATGCAATTAGATCTTCTGTATCTATGATCATGTATTTTCTGCAATATAATCATGTTTAACATACTTTATACTTATACAAAATTGATATGCTAAAAGTTTGTATTATATAGATTTCGAGATATTCGTTTTCATGTTACTTTTTATGTTGTGTCATGTTTTTATGCTgtggttttgttattttttctgTGATATGCTCATGCTAatcaacttaaaaaatatatatgcagGGATCCTATTAACCCTGTTCttgttaaattataaaaagaatctCTTTGTAATTTGATAACCGGTTAGATAACTTGTTTTGGTCTGGCAATAAATAGGAATTCTGTATTTCAACATCGCCTGTAGATTGGAATGTTGAGAACTGTGATTTTCTAGTATAGGTTTATTCTACGATTTGTTTTTTCTTACATGAATCATATTGATGCTCTATAAAGGTTAGTTATGTTATATATCTGCCTATTTGCAGATTTTAGTTAGGGTAAACTATATCATTAgtcattaaatttaattaagttttcgttttggtcacttaactaaaaaaagttataatttagttattgaactatttgaaagtttttatttaagtcactgaactatttaaaagtttttatttaagtcgctgaactattatcttttcttttttaaaagttCTATCAGTGAGCTCCAAGTGACGATTCGACAATCGGTACGGTAGATCAGTACCTATCGACAAGTAGGATAATATACCTTAGATCCAATTCAATTTGATGGTCAATGTTAGAGATTAGAGAAAAAAGTTGTTTGATTTTTGGTTCATAGATCCGTGACGTCCAAAGctgtttaatgaaaaaaaaattgaactataaaaGAGAAGTGGAAAGAGGGTTTTTTATTAGTGCAAGCAGTGTAAACAAAGAAAGCCACTGAGTATCGATTTTAATagctcaatgacttaaatgaaaacttttgaacaGTTCAATGagtaaattgtaacttttttttagttaagtgatcaaaacgaaaatttactcataatttagtgactaatggtgtagtttacccttttagtTATTCAATTAGCGTCCATTCTCTTGTTAAGGATTTCAAGTCTACCTGTTTTCCTTGGTACGAAATGATTTCTTATTCGAGCCTAAATGACTTCTGTTTTCCTTTAATGTGAAGCGTTCGTATATAGTGTATCCTCCAGAGGGACCACGACCTCCATCGCCGGAGGAATTAAGGGAGATGGCTCGGGAGCTAGCTAGGAAGAGAAACAACCATTGATGATCTTTAGTGGTGTAAGTGATCTATGTAGCTTTGACAATTATTCCTGTTACTGTTCCAGCAAACCAGCATTTGTGATATGCTATAATAACTATTGTGGTCTTTTCATCAGGAAAAGATAGTCTGGTTTGTTTAACATTAATGATCATAATTTTATAACTAAGTTTGTTCTTTTGCTGGCTTAGCATGGAATCCACACTGATTTACTAATAAAATGCTAGTTAAGATTGTGCCTATGTTACTCAGAACTTGGATATGTTGGCTTTGGATGATATAGTTACCTTATTTAAGAGACTCATAGAATTAAGTCCTCTCTTGAAGGTAAAAGTATTAAGGAGGCTCTTGTtactaggagtcagattgtattttgtccTCTCTAATAAAAAATAGGTAACCTAATTCatgtatattagattaaaaagcaaattggtcatttctgttaaaattttatccatttgaCTGTTAAAAATTGGCGTGGTTGACGAAATAACTAGATTGATATGTGACGTGCCACATGCGTCTCATGCTTTTTAACAacaaaaattgatgaaatttttaacagaatgatcaatttgcactttgatctaatgtacatggactaatttgctcattttttaagtAGTGGAGGtaaaaatgcaatctaactcccaGTACAAGTACCTTCTTAGTACTTTTACCTCCCATGAACTAAAACACAGAAGTCTAGTTTATGCAGTTTGCTATGCCACAAAGGCCTTCCTTTGCATCCTAATGTAGCTTTCTTCACCCCAGCTACTGCcccaagagttgttcaccaaccAATACTTAGTCCCATCATCATCCACTCCATATTCAACCGCCGTGACTGCGTGGTCCAGATCAGTGCCACTGGTTCCTGTAAATACACCAGCTGAGTAGATCTGGAAAGGTGATTTGCAGACCTTGTAGTTAGTCATATTATTAATTGCAACTGGAAATTGGGAGGAGTCTGATTTTGTGTTCAAATGCCCTCTTCCGCATTTCATGAGAAAACCAAACAGAATTACCAATGTTGTCTGAACCGGATTAGACCTGCTATCCCAATCAGATTAAAAATTGGCCAGAGTAGTGATCCGATGTAAATTGGTATAGACTAATTGAActggtttttatgtttttatattttttgaatttttaataaattatttgttttgaaTTGGTCGAACCGAAACAGATGATCTAACTGATTTGGTTTCGAAAACATTGAAAATTACTCTACTGTAGTTTCCTTCCGAATgaatatttttcccaatttagcCCTTCTATATAATCAACACTACAGCCGAATATGATTTTAGaggtatatatttaaaaaaatataaacaaattttaGTGCAAAAATAgctcattatttatatgtatactAGCATTTGCTCTGTGCAATACACGGGTTTTAATTgctataaaaatatttgatttatttatttgtataatttttattcaaaatttattagccaaatattgaaaaaaagtataattaaatcaaacagaaatatggaaaataagtaacattaaaataattaaatatgtaattgGAATAGATTATCAAATAGAAATGActtaaaacaaatcaaatataatttcaaaaatgcATACAATAAGAAAATTTTGGTCAATCACAACATTAGTTTTGTGACAAAATTGTGTGGGTTCAAGTTAATTGGTATAAAATTTAAGGTTTGATCCTTgtgtttctaaatttttttccCCTTcccctattgcaatttaattgtttacttgtataaaaaaatttcaatttattgtaTGATAaacaatcatatatgtatatgtattaagaaaaaataatttggTGCACTAGTGATAAGAGTTAAAAATTTCCACAAGGGTGAAATATTGCCATATGTCAGTCCACTGATAACGGACAGGATAATAActcatatattaataatattaatttttagggtaaattatatcaaatgtcattaaactattagtaagtttgcgtattggtcactcaacttcaaaaaaattacaaaatggtcattgaactattcaaaagttttcctTTTAAGTCATAGGTTCgttgaaattgttgt
Coding sequences within it:
- the LOC107915009 gene encoding uncharacterized protein, which translates into the protein MSSLGTSKGVLEIAKFGLYVTIPIVLMYTFANNTKNLQKFMGNRSYIVYPPEGPRPPSPEELREMARELARKRNNH